The segment GTCGAATTCTAATGCCTCCTCCTCGGTCAGGATGTTATCTATACTCATCATGGGGGTCCGGTGCTCCACCGGTCTGAAGCCTTCCGCTATAAGGCCGCCTACACGTTGAGTGGGAGAATCCGAAGTGACCAGCTCCGGGTGCTCGGATTCGAGTCTCTTCAGCTCTTGCATGAGCGCATCGTACTCGGCATCGGAGATTTCCGGCCTGCTTTCTATGTAGTAGAGATAATCGTGGCGCTCGATCTCCCGCTTGAGCTCTTCGATTCTTTTCTTTGCCTTTTCCGGGGAAGTCTTCTTTTGAGTGGTGGTCATTTGGCTCTGTTCTCTTTTTTAGGTTGATTCAAGCCAGAAAACCAGGTTTTTTGTGGGCTTCACTTCTCACGAAGCTTTTCCATTAAACCTTTATTTTTTTCACGTGATTCCGTGGCCATTTTTTCCTTATAACTTATAACCTTCTCCAAGAGAGATGGGTCGGTTGCGGCCAGGATTTCTACAGCCAGTATGGCTGCGTTTTTAGCCCCGCCTATTGCTACCGTGGCCACCGGCACGCCGGGAGGCATTTGTACGATGGACAAGAGGGAATCCAACCCGCTTAGAGACTCGGTGCGGACGGGCACGCCGATTACCGGAAGCGGGGTGTTGGCCGCAATCATTCCGGGGAGGTGCGCCGCCCCTCCCGCTCCGGCAATGATCACCCGCAATCCCCGTTTATGTGCCTCCTGTCCATAATTGGTCATGTCTAAAGGGGTGCGGTGAGCAGAGACGATGCTAATTTCGTAAGGCACTCCAAATTCCGCGCATACCTCGGCAGCGGCTTTCATAGTGGGCAGGTCGGAATCGCTTCCCATGATTATTCCGATTAAGGGTTTGGTCATTGTTTACCTCCGGCTTATTGCATTAGAATGAAATAGAAC is part of the Thermodesulfobacteriota bacterium genome and harbors:
- the purE gene encoding 5-(carboxyamino)imidazole ribonucleotide mutase, which produces MTKPLIGIIMGSDSDLPTMKAAAEVCAEFGVPYEISIVSAHRTPLDMTNYGQEAHKRGLRVIIAGAGGAAHLPGMIAANTPLPVIGVPVRTESLSGLDSLLSIVQMPPGVPVATVAIGGAKNAAILAVEILAATDPSLLEKVISYKEKMATESREKNKGLMEKLREK